A DNA window from Nerophis lumbriciformis linkage group LG03, RoL_Nlum_v2.1, whole genome shotgun sequence contains the following coding sequences:
- the LOC140677533 gene encoding uncharacterized protein — MMCRRGCRLQADTADAPRRNAVNRGKRALQRRPAGPLKGPKHHHHPPRSLRPVVDAAGSRARGMRAPQNTNQFLMHEKYQMMHMRSDSVGSDSGSCSDTDSELTDMDSYLGALENARGALLDGAVPPQRQDAPMRSGGQVVQEDSMQYFPSEDDLVQSQNFMQRDFAEFCDFFTL, encoded by the coding sequence ATGATGTGCAGGAGGGGCTGCAGGCTGCAGGCTGACACCGCGGACGCCCCCCGCAGGAACGCCGTCAACCGCGGCAAGCGAGCGCTCCAACGGCGGCCGGCGGGCCCGCTGAAGGGGCCCAAACACCACCACCACCCTCCGAGGAGCCTCCGGCCCGTCGTCGACGCCGCGGGGAGCCGAGCCCGGGGCATGCGGGCCCCTCAGAACACCAACCAGTTCCTCATGCACGAGAAGTACCAGATGATGCACATGCGCTCGGACTCGGTGGGCAGCGACAGCGGCAGCTGCTCGGACACGGACTCTGAGCTCACGGACATGGACTCGTACCTGGGCGCCCTGGAGAACGCCAGGGGAGCCCTCCTGGACGGCGCGGTCCCGCCGCAGCGTCAGGACGCGCCGATGAGGAGCGGCGGCCAGGTGGTGCAGGAAGACAGCATGCAGTACTTCCCCTCCGAGGACGACCTGGTGCAGAGTCAGAACTTCATGCAGAGGGACTTTGCAGAGTTCTGCGACTTCTTCACCTTGTGA